In Solanum stenotomum isolate F172 chromosome 6, ASM1918654v1, whole genome shotgun sequence, one DNA window encodes the following:
- the LOC125867811 gene encoding nuclear transcription factor Y subunit C-2, with translation MTRAFDTMAGEDEEGTSTVAVAVAGETHQLQIPISRVKKIMKLDQDINKINSEALHLIASSTELFLELLAKKSAQVALEKKRKTIKLEHLRVAVKRHQPTSDFLLDSLPMPSQPSDRSPKVQSRPRSSTDKPLPSGTRRIEAFFQKCT, from the coding sequence ATGACCAGAGCTTTCGATACAATGGCCGGAGAGGATGAAGAAGGAACCTCCACCGTCGCTGTTGCCGTCGCCGGAGAGACCCACCAACTTCAGATTCCGATAAGCCGAGTGAAGAAAATCATGAAACTGGACCAGGACATCAACAAGATAAACTCAGAAGCCCTACATCTCATCGCTAGTTCCACCGAGCTTTTCCTTGAATTACTTGCAAAAAAATCTGCACAAGTCGCTctggagaagaagagaaaaaccATAAAGCTCGAGCATTTAAGAGTTGCCGTAAAAAGGCATCAACCTACTAGCGATTTCCTTCTCGATTCGCTTCCCATGCCTTCACAGCCATCGGATCGGTCTCCGAAGGTTCAAAGTCGTCCTCGATCATCGACAGATAAGCCACTTCCTTCCGGAACTCGAAGAATTGAGGCATTC